GATAATGAATAATGAATAATGAATAATGGAAAATTTTGAATTATGAATGAAAAACAGATTGGGTGAAAAGGGAAAGGGGAGAAGTGAAAGGTGGATTTTATTTAATTTGGCAAATAATTTCAAGATAGCTTCCCCTAACTTTACAAACTGCATTTGGCAAAAAACAAAATAAATTAACTCCCACAATACTCCTATAAATTTCTAATAATTTTAAACGTTAGTTTTGTGCCATATTGATATGGAACAAAAAAGTTTGTCAAATATTGTGAAAAATACTTTGGAAATTTAACGGAAATTTTTTGCTTTTGTTTTACTCGCGAATTCCAAATTTTTACACTTGCAATTTGTTTCCCGTTTAGGAACTTTCATCAGAAACCTGCAAATTTTTTCACACACCACTCCTAACCATCAATCAATTTCATCAATCCACCCAAATTTTGCATTTTCTACCTCATCCAAACTTCTAATATAAGGTTTAATGTCGAGTAATGGTGTGTTATTGAACATTTCTACATTGCGAAAGGTTATCACATTTCCGCGAATTTTTTCTAATTCTACTATGCTCATTCCGATATGATTGGGTCTATTGGGGCTTCGAGTGGCAAAAACTCCATGACTTTTATTATCAAAAGGCGGGTGTGAAATCAGGTTAGTTTTTTTGCTTTTATGAAAATACCAGAGAAGAATAATATGCGAAAACCCGGACAGATCTTTCAAACCGGATACATATTTTTCATTGACAATAATTTTTCCAGCTGTTTTCTTTCGTTTTCCTTTTGCCGGAATTTCTTCATAATTTTCGAAAGGAGTTTCTATAATTCCGATTGGTTCAATTTGCATTTTAGCTCCAAGATGCATTGTTTTACCTGTTTATTAATAACACTACGAATTTTTAATATCAAAAAGGTTGACAATAAATACAATAAAATAATTTGTTTAGCAAAATTTATATTAAGAAAAAATTATTAGAATATTGAATATTATGAAAATATGTTGCATTTTTGCAAAATTTAATTACACCAAGGAGGAAGTAATTGTCTGTAAAAATTAGATTAAAAAGAACCGGCGCCAGGAATCAGCCATCCTATAGGATTGTTGTGATTGATTCCCGAAAACAAAGAGACGGCAGAAACATCGAAAATCTTGGATTTTATGATCCAAAGCCGAAAGATTTTGTATATAAAATTGATGAAGAAAGAGCACTATATTGGCTCGGACAGGGTGCAATCCCATCTGATACTGTGAAAAGTCTATTGAAACGAGCAGGTATCTTGAAGAAAATTCACGAAAAGAAATTTGGTGAAACACAACCTCAGGAATTACCGATTGAGAACGATAACAATTGATTTGAATTTAGTCGAAATCATATTGATTTTAAACAAACTCCATAGGAGGAGAGCATGAAAGAATTAGTCGAAATGATCGCAAAAGCATTAGTTGACAATCCCGATGAAGTTGTAGTTAAGGAGATAGCCGGAGAACGTGTTACCCTTCTCGAACTCCGAGTTGGATCTAGCGATATAGGAAAAGTTATTGGTAAGGGTGGAAGAACTGCCAATGCTATGAGAACTCTACTTAGTTCTATTTCTACTAAACAAAAAAGACGAACCGAGTTAGAAATTATCGAATAATATCCTATAATGGAAATTGAAGATTTGATTTCCATTGCTTTTATCAAAAACCCTATCGGGAATGATGGTGAAGTAACCGTTATTCCCGATATGAATTTTACGGGAATTTTTTCCTACATTTCCGAAGTTTTTATTGTATTTCCAGACAATACTGTTCGTTTTGAAACAATCCAATCCTTTAAAAAAAACGGAGAACGAATTCGAATAAAAATCAGGGGTGTATCCGACAAATCACAAGCGTTTATACTCAAAAATGCTAAACTCATGCTTGCAAAGGAAGATATTGATTCGTTTTTGGAGAGCAATGGTCTGAATGATAAAATTGATGGTTATAAAGTATTCTTAAAGAATGATAAATTAATTGGCACAGTTGATTATGTATTTAACAATTCTGTTCAGGAAATAATTTCAATAAAAACCTTAGAAGGAGCAGAATTCATGCTTCCGTTTGTGAAACAATTTATCCAAAAAATGGATAAAAAGAATAAAATGATAATAATCAATCCACCCGAAGGTCTGTTAGATGCAAATTGATATTTTAACAATTTTTCCGGAAATGTTCTACAGTCCCTTCTCTCACAGTATCATTAAAAGAGCCATAGATAAAGGAAAATTGTCGATTGATTTTATTGATTTCAGAGAATTTTCTACGAGCAAGCATCATAAAGTGGATGATTATCCTTTTGGCGGAGCAAAAGGCATGGTG
This Candidatus Cloacimonadota bacterium DNA region includes the following protein-coding sequences:
- the tsaA gene encoding tRNA (N6-threonylcarbamoyladenosine(37)-N6)-methyltransferase TrmO — encoded protein: MQIEPIGIIETPFENYEEIPAKGKRKKTAGKIIVNEKYVSGLKDLSGFSHIILLWYFHKSKKTNLISHPPFDNKSHGVFATRSPNRPNHIGMSIVELEKIRGNVITFRNVEMFNNTPLLDIKPYIRSLDEVENAKFGWIDEID
- the rpsP gene encoding 30S ribosomal protein S16; protein product: MSVKIRLKRTGARNQPSYRIVVIDSRKQRDGRNIENLGFYDPKPKDFVYKIDEERALYWLGQGAIPSDTVKSLLKRAGILKKIHEKKFGETQPQELPIENDNN
- a CDS encoding KH domain-containing protein, giving the protein MKELVEMIAKALVDNPDEVVVKEIAGERVTLLELRVGSSDIGKVIGKGGRTANAMRTLLSSISTKQKRRTELEIIE
- the rimM gene encoding ribosome maturation factor RimM (Essential for efficient processing of 16S rRNA), which encodes MEIEDLISIAFIKNPIGNDGEVTVIPDMNFTGIFSYISEVFIVFPDNTVRFETIQSFKKNGERIRIKIRGVSDKSQAFILKNAKLMLAKEDIDSFLESNGLNDKIDGYKVFLKNDKLIGTVDYVFNNSVQEIISIKTLEGAEFMLPFVKQFIQKMDKKNKMIIINPPEGLLDAN